One Plectropomus leopardus isolate mb unplaced genomic scaffold, YSFRI_Pleo_2.0 unplaced_scaffold4069, whole genome shotgun sequence genomic window, ttttggcaCTTTCAACAACCTGCCAAcacaaatattttgatttagtAATTTTATATTTGGTTTTCTTTCACAGACTGATGGAAACATCTTcacagcttttcattttcagaaattacagaaaattgTCTTCAGTCCAAAACATTTATCTGGagttaacatgaaaataatatttcctTTGATAGAAATAGtttaaaaccaccaaaaatatgtgtcattttttgagttGACGTACAAAATTCTGCCATGATCAATGTGATGTTTCCGTGAGTCTGGATCAGAGATCAAACACGTTCAcacaaataaatctaaaataacaaacaaaagacatgtGGTGTGTTGAATTCTTCATTTCAATCAAATTTCACTTACAATTATACTGAAAATTTCCCCTAATTAATCAATTGCAGATTTTAGAACAATTTACctgatgtgacattttttctgtatcatTACGATGTCATGTGACATCGTGTGACATCGTGTGACATTGTGTGGCGTCACGTGATGTCCTGACTAAGTTTCATGTTTTAAGAAGTCCTCGTACGTCCACACATTGTTCAGCGTCTACCtttatttgaaaatcaaattCACCTCTGTCTCAGGCTCCACCCCCATCCCATCAGGCCCCGCCTCTGTTTCTTCAGgctccacctcctccagcttcatcctcttctcttttttcttcttcttcttctctttcttcacaTCCTCTGCAGATGGCGTGCTGGGTGTGGCTGCCGCCACCTCTCCGTCGCTGTCTGTcacctccctcttcctctgtaGAGCAAAGGCCAAAAGTCAGAGGTCAGAGATTCAACCCGGCACCAGAAAACCCCGAACGAACGAGTGATGCTGACAGTGAAACATGTTTGTTCGAGCTGAACGGCGCCTCCCCTGTACGGTGGACAGACGAGCGGCCCCAGCAGGAGGCGGGGACAAAAAGCTGCGATCAAGTCAGATTTCAGACTTTTCCAGCAGCCTTCAGTCTGAACAGGAAGTCACAGaagcacccacttcctgttagATTTCATTCGTTCAGATCTGATCATACCATTTATCAGTCTGTTTACGTTATTGTATTGATCACAGTGTAAACTTttcaaatattatattatattttcaataGTACAACAGATATTTTAAGGCGATCTGTGGTTTCTGTTCTGCTTCATTAAATTAATTCTGATGTTTATCAGCATTTTATCGTTTTGCTGCTGAATATAAATCTGAGCGATTCTGTCAAACTACATCGATAAACCAAACCATCGTAACAGCTCTCAGATCAGTCAGTCCGCCCATCAGGGCTTCACATCTGTACAGATGTTATTTTAAGGATCCCAACATCACGCCGAGACGGCTGACCGCACGTCTGTTTAACCcttaatgctttttttccttcctgcttCAGAATAACGTAAATACTGATGAACGTATTTAGTCTGTAGACCGTAAATCACCATCAGTCTCAGCATGAACTCTTTACAGGAAAACCTTCAAAGAAGACAAATCAATCCCAAAAATCTGAAACTCGACGAAAAAACGTTTGGTTAGTCAACACCTGAACCAGGTGACGCAGGTGCTCTGCTGCTAACGGCTAAGATTACCGCCGTCCACTTTCTCATGGCGTCAGAGCGGGTCAGACGCAAATCTAACCAGCATGCACTGCTTCTCCATCGCCAGGCCATCAAACCTACTAATACATTCTGTacttctgtcacacacacacacacacacacacacacacacacacctccattGTTCAGTCTGTGTACATTGAAcgtttttgtttaatatttgtttattgatgTCGGTGTGTTTACCTTTGCTGAAGTGTCACAGGAGTCTTCGGTTACCGTGGAGACGCTGTCAATATAACAAAGTTTtttcagaaaaagatttaactTGTTGACTTTTAAACTGACCCTGCACAGctgactgatgacatcactgctcTCAGGTGagactgatgacatcactgctcTCAGGTGaaactgatgacatcactgttctCAGGTGAGCTGGCGCTCGGCTGACAGCGGAGTGCGGAGGCTCAGCGCTGAGAGTTTCTGTAGCAGACCGACTCCCTCAGAGAGCACTCCAGCTCACCAAGGGATAACTGTCTGCACCTTAGATACACCTGAGCATCTGTCCCGCCCCCTCAGGTAGGCTGTGTGTCTGCCCCGCCCCCGCAGGTGAGCTATACCTGTAGTCAACGTATTGGTTCTTCCAGTCGTTCGGCGTGCTGCCGTTTGGTTTCCCGTGTTTGTCAAGGAGTCCTTTCTGAATCATCATCTTCTTCTGACTcgcctgattaaaaaaaaaaaaaaacaatcaataacctttattgattatttacaGGTGAGCTGAGTGCCAGAGGATTCTCAGGTGTACCTTCGGTCCGAGACCCCACTTCCGAGGATACGTGTCTCTCTCCATGATGACCCTCTTTATCTTTGCCACCACGCCGTGGTCACACGTGGAGATCACTGCGGTGGTCATCAGGGCGACCGCTGCAGGAGAAACGCCTTGTTAGTTATGATGTCACCTGTGAGCCATCGATGATGTCACTCACGTGTGAAGCCATCAGAAAAGGGTGATAGATAGCAGGTCATCACGGCCCGGAGGCTGCTGACGCTACGCTGCTCATCATGTggcttttacacacacacacacacacacacacacacacacacacacacacacacacacacacacacgcacacacacacacacacacacacacacacacacacacacacacacacacacacacacacacacacacacacacctgtgcagaTGGCCTCGCCCTTGGTTGTTATGACAACGATGTCCTGGTTCATCTCGATGCCGTCTTCGTACCTGAGGACACCTGGCAGCATGATCTTGGCCCCGTAACAGATGGCGTTCACCTGGAAACATACAACAGCTTGAGTCACTCA contains:
- the dkc1 gene encoding H/ACA ribonucleoprotein complex subunit DKC1, whose protein sequence is IFWVSCEAGTYIRTLCVHLGLMLGVGGQMQELRRVRSGVLGEKDHMVTMHDVLDAQWQFDHNKDESYLRRVVFPLEKLLVSHRRLVMKDSAVNAICYGAKIMLPGVLRYEDGIEMNQDIVVITTKGEAICTAVALMTTAVISTCDHGVVAKIKRVIMERDTYPRKWGLGPKASQKKMMIQKGLLDKHGKPNGSTPNDWKNQYVDYSVSTVTEDSCDTSAKRKREVTDSDGEVAAATPSTPSAEDVKKEKKKKKKEKRMKLEEVEPEETEAGPDGMGVEPETEVVESAKKKKKKKKQKDGEASE